In one window of Nakamurella sp. PAMC28650 DNA:
- a CDS encoding ISL3 family transposase, whose amino-acid sequence MRGVTIWRKLLGVEQLQVCDVAWEEADDRQVLVVSVRATKGARSRCSRCRRRRPGYDQGGGTRRWRSLDWGSTMVFLQAAAPRVNCRTHGVVVAAVPWARPGARATRAFEDQCAWLAAHTASSVVAQLMRTSWRHVSAIIEHVVADGLAGRDVLAGLQRIGIDEISHRKGQRYLTCVVDQDSGRLVWAAPGRNSDTLGRFFDQLGPERAAALTHVSADGAQWIHDTVTARAPQAVLGLDPFHIVGWATRELDKVRRQTWNTLRGRSSSAQASSVKGSRWALLKNPADLSPEQRGSVASIAQTNRHLYRAYLLKEQLRAVFQVKGQAGRELLAGWIAWARRSQLPGFIALAKTLKRFQQLIWNTLIHHMSNAQSEATNTHLRALTRRSYGFHSPEALIAMAMLTRGGLCPPLPGR is encoded by the coding sequence GTGCGCGGTGTAACGATATGGCGAAAGCTGCTCGGTGTCGAGCAACTGCAGGTGTGCGATGTGGCGTGGGAGGAGGCCGACGACCGGCAGGTGCTGGTCGTCTCGGTGCGTGCGACGAAGGGCGCCCGGAGTAGGTGCAGTCGATGCCGGCGTAGACGGCCGGGCTATGACCAGGGCGGCGGAACCCGGCGGTGGCGGTCGCTGGACTGGGGGTCGACGATGGTATTCCTGCAGGCTGCGGCCCCGCGGGTGAACTGCCGGACGCACGGGGTGGTCGTCGCGGCGGTGCCGTGGGCCCGACCCGGCGCGCGGGCAACCCGAGCGTTTGAAGACCAGTGCGCGTGGTTGGCGGCGCACACCGCTTCGTCGGTGGTGGCGCAGTTGATGCGGACGTCGTGGCGGCACGTGAGCGCAATCATCGAGCACGTCGTCGCCGACGGTTTGGCCGGCCGGGACGTGCTCGCGGGGCTGCAGCGGATCGGCATCGATGAAATCTCCCACCGCAAAGGCCAGCGGTATCTGACGTGCGTGGTCGATCAAGACTCCGGCAGATTGGTGTGGGCCGCACCGGGCCGCAACAGCGACACCCTGGGTCGGTTCTTCGACCAACTCGGCCCAGAACGGGCGGCGGCGTTGACGCACGTCTCGGCCGACGGGGCGCAGTGGATCCACGACACCGTGACGGCCCGCGCGCCGCAGGCGGTGCTGGGATTGGATCCGTTTCATATCGTGGGGTGGGCCACCCGGGAGTTGGACAAGGTCCGTCGTCAGACGTGGAACACGCTGCGGGGTAGGAGTAGCTCTGCGCAGGCGTCGTCGGTGAAGGGCAGCCGCTGGGCATTGCTGAAAAACCCGGCGGACCTGTCCCCGGAGCAACGCGGGTCGGTCGCCTCGATCGCCCAGACCAACCGGCATCTGTATCGGGCGTATCTGCTGAAGGAGCAACTGCGCGCGGTGTTCCAGGTCAAGGGCCAGGCCGGCCGTGAACTGCTGGCCGGGTGGATCGCCTGGGCCCGCCGCTCCCAACTGCCCGGGTTCATCGCCTTGGCAAAGACGTTGAAGCGGTTCCAGCAGCTGATCTGGAACACCCTGATCCACCACATGAGCAACGCCCAATCCGAGGCCACCAACACCCACCTACGGGCCTTGACCCGCAGGTCGTACGGCTTTCACAGCCCAGAAGCGTTGATAGCCATGGCAATGCTCACCCGCGGCGGGTTATGCCCGCCGCTACCAGGCCGCTAA
- a CDS encoding 4Fe-4S dicluster domain-containing protein → MTTSLPDPATRSGWSDPPARKGFFTDTSICIGCKACEVACKEWNGVPEDGLELLGSSYDNTGALGASTWRHVAFIEQPARPATTTPAVDLGMPSFDLPGQQAEVGDRTDFRWLMSSDVCKHCTSAACLDVCPTGSLFRTEFGTVVVQEDICNGCGYCVPACPYGVIDRRIGDKTVKNVGVAQKCTLCYDRIGHGQTPACAQACPTESIQFGDVDELRERAATRLAALHADGVTEARLYGEDPNDGVGGAGAMFLLLDEPEVYGLPPDPIVTTRDLPDMWRRAALAAGALLAGAAMSFLGGRR, encoded by the coding sequence GTGACCACCTCGCTACCTGATCCGGCGACCCGCTCGGGATGGTCGGACCCGCCGGCGCGCAAGGGTTTCTTCACCGACACGTCGATCTGCATCGGTTGCAAGGCGTGCGAGGTGGCGTGCAAGGAGTGGAACGGGGTGCCAGAGGACGGGCTCGAGCTGCTGGGCTCCTCCTACGACAACACCGGCGCGCTGGGGGCCAGCACCTGGCGGCACGTGGCCTTCATCGAGCAGCCGGCGCGTCCGGCGACCACCACTCCCGCAGTCGATCTCGGCATGCCGTCCTTCGACCTTCCCGGTCAGCAGGCCGAGGTGGGCGACCGGACGGACTTCCGCTGGCTGATGTCCTCGGACGTGTGCAAGCACTGCACCAGTGCCGCCTGCCTGGACGTCTGCCCGACGGGTTCGCTGTTCCGGACGGAGTTCGGCACCGTCGTGGTGCAGGAGGACATCTGCAACGGGTGCGGGTACTGCGTGCCCGCCTGCCCGTACGGGGTGATCGACCGCCGGATCGGCGACAAGACCGTCAAGAACGTGGGTGTCGCCCAGAAGTGCACCCTGTGCTACGACCGCATCGGTCACGGCCAGACCCCGGCCTGCGCGCAGGCCTGCCCGACCGAATCCATCCAGTTCGGTGACGTCGACGAACTGCGCGAACGCGCGGCCACCCGGCTGGCGGCCCTGCACGCCGACGGTGTCACCGAGGCCCGCCTCTACGGCGAGGACCCGAACGACGGCGTCGGCGGCGCCGGTGCGATGTTCCTGCTGCTCGACGAGCCGGAGGTCTACGGGCTTCCGCCGGACCCGATCGTCACCACCCGCGATCTGCCCGACATGTGGCGCCGGGCCGCCCTGGCCGCCGGCGCGCTGCTGGCCGGAGCGGCGATGTCGTTCCTCGGTGGACGCAGATGA
- the fdh gene encoding formate dehydrogenase has product MSIKRTFLSWPLVRQLSGPDGLGKGSAVTSAHTEAITPRTSTADRVVKSICPYCAVGCGQKVFVKDEHVVQIEGDPDSPISRGRLCPKGSASEQLVNSPGRQKKVLYRKPFGTEWETLDLHVATRMLAERMLDTRDRTWQDADDRGRPLNRTMGIAGLGGATLDNEENYIIKKLFTAMGAVQIENQARIUHSATVPSLGASLGRGGATGFQQDLANADCIVIQGSNMAECHPVGFQWVMEAKARGAKIIHVDPRYTRTSAVSDQHVPLRAGSDIAFLGGIVHYILSNKAYFRDYVVAYTNAATILREDFQDVDDLDGVFSGYDPETATYDTASWQYEGVRETSAASGTENDIQNSDTSASVDPARIQRDETLQHPRSVFQVLKRHYARYTPEMVHQTCGVPPEAFEKVCRAVVENSGRDKTTAWVYSVGWTHHSVGAQYIRGAAIVQLLLGNMGRPGGGILALRGHASIQGSTDIPTLFNLLPGYLPMPKVGMHENLAAYLKTISHPEQKGFWTKADTYTVSLLKAYWGDAATAENDYCFDYLPKLTGDHGTYQTVMDMLADKIEGYLVLGQNPAVGSAHGKMQRLAMAHLKYLVVRDLNMIETATFWKDSPEIETGELVTKDIATEVFFFPAASHVEKDGTFTQTQRLLQWHHKAVEPPGDCESDLDFFYRLGQLMQEGVRDSGLRRDRPLQDMTWNYGTEGSEEASADAVLREINGSHLTGEKAGQLLSSYTEMKADGSTAGGCWIYTGVYADDVNQSARRKPGTQQSWVAPEWGWAWPANRRVLYNRASADPDGKPWSEAKALVWWDADAKKWTGHDIPDFPPTTAPDYRPEPGTGGPDGLAGNDPFIMQGDGKAWLFAPTGLLDGPMPAHYEPHESPVTNPFYRQQANPTRQVFPRTDNYSNPSGATPGSEIYPYVFSTHRLTEHHTAGGMSRWLPYLSELQPFFFCEISPALAAERGLEHMGWATIVTARSAIEAKVMVTDRVVPLVVDGHTIHQIGLPYHWGVGGDALVSGDSANDLFGVTLDPNVHIQESKVSSCDIQPGRRPRGPALLEYVRSYRERAGVTLATGNQQRTPPGDQPSPLATGSSNGSSDHPGAPAKNAPIQSAPAKNAPAENGEQ; this is encoded by the coding sequence GTGAGCATCAAACGGACCTTCTTGTCCTGGCCGTTGGTCAGGCAGCTCAGCGGCCCGGACGGGCTGGGCAAGGGCTCCGCCGTGACCTCCGCCCACACCGAAGCCATCACCCCGCGGACCTCCACGGCCGACCGCGTCGTGAAGAGCATCTGCCCCTACTGCGCCGTGGGGTGCGGGCAGAAGGTCTTCGTCAAGGACGAGCACGTGGTGCAGATCGAGGGCGATCCGGACTCTCCCATCTCGCGGGGTCGCCTCTGCCCCAAGGGGTCGGCCAGCGAGCAGCTGGTGAACTCTCCCGGACGTCAGAAGAAGGTGCTGTACCGCAAGCCTTTCGGTACCGAGTGGGAGACGCTCGACCTGCACGTGGCGACCAGGATGCTGGCCGAGCGGATGCTCGACACCCGGGACCGCACCTGGCAGGACGCCGACGACCGGGGCCGTCCGCTCAACCGGACGATGGGCATCGCCGGCCTCGGCGGCGCCACCCTGGACAACGAAGAGAACTACATCATCAAGAAGCTGTTCACCGCGATGGGCGCGGTACAGATCGAAAACCAGGCGCGTATTTGACACAGCGCCACGGTTCCCAGTCTGGGAGCCTCTCTCGGCCGCGGTGGTGCCACCGGATTCCAGCAGGATCTGGCCAACGCGGATTGCATCGTCATCCAGGGTTCCAACATGGCCGAATGTCATCCGGTTGGATTCCAGTGGGTGATGGAAGCGAAGGCGCGTGGCGCCAAGATCATCCACGTCGACCCGCGGTACACCCGTACCTCGGCGGTGTCGGATCAGCACGTCCCGTTGCGGGCCGGTAGCGACATCGCCTTCCTGGGCGGGATCGTGCACTACATCTTGTCCAACAAGGCCTACTTCCGGGACTACGTCGTCGCCTACACCAACGCGGCGACCATCCTGCGGGAGGATTTCCAGGACGTCGACGACCTCGACGGCGTGTTCTCCGGATACGACCCGGAGACGGCGACGTATGACACGGCCTCCTGGCAGTACGAGGGCGTTCGCGAGACCTCGGCGGCCAGTGGCACGGAGAACGACATCCAGAACTCGGACACCTCGGCGAGCGTGGACCCCGCGCGGATCCAGCGTGACGAGACGTTGCAGCATCCCCGGTCCGTCTTCCAGGTGCTGAAGCGTCACTACGCCCGGTACACCCCGGAAATGGTCCACCAGACCTGCGGTGTCCCGCCGGAGGCCTTCGAGAAGGTCTGCCGTGCAGTGGTGGAGAACAGTGGTCGCGACAAGACCACGGCCTGGGTCTACTCGGTGGGCTGGACGCACCATTCCGTCGGTGCGCAGTACATCCGCGGAGCGGCCATCGTCCAATTGCTGCTGGGCAACATGGGCCGGCCGGGCGGCGGGATCCTCGCGTTGCGCGGACACGCGAGCATCCAGGGCTCGACCGACATCCCGACCCTGTTCAACCTGCTCCCGGGATACCTTCCGATGCCCAAGGTCGGCATGCACGAGAATCTGGCGGCGTACCTGAAGACGATCTCGCACCCGGAGCAGAAGGGCTTCTGGACGAAGGCCGACACGTACACCGTCAGTTTGCTCAAGGCCTACTGGGGCGACGCCGCGACGGCCGAGAACGACTACTGCTTCGACTATCTGCCCAAGCTGACCGGCGACCACGGTACGTACCAGACCGTGATGGACATGCTGGCGGACAAGATCGAGGGCTACCTGGTGCTCGGCCAGAATCCGGCCGTCGGCTCCGCGCACGGCAAGATGCAGCGACTGGCGATGGCACACCTGAAGTACCTGGTGGTGCGGGACCTCAACATGATCGAGACGGCCACCTTCTGGAAGGATTCACCGGAGATCGAGACCGGTGAGCTGGTCACCAAGGACATCGCCACCGAGGTCTTCTTCTTCCCGGCGGCCTCCCACGTGGAGAAGGACGGCACTTTTACCCAGACCCAGCGTCTGCTGCAGTGGCACCACAAGGCTGTCGAGCCACCCGGAGACTGCGAGAGCGATCTCGACTTCTTCTACCGGCTCGGACAGTTGATGCAGGAGGGTGTCCGTGATTCCGGGCTCAGGCGGGATCGGCCGCTGCAGGACATGACCTGGAACTACGGCACCGAAGGGTCGGAGGAGGCCTCGGCCGACGCGGTGCTGCGGGAGATCAACGGATCGCACCTGACCGGTGAGAAGGCCGGGCAGTTGCTCAGCTCCTACACCGAGATGAAGGCCGACGGTTCGACGGCCGGCGGTTGCTGGATCTACACCGGCGTCTATGCCGACGATGTCAACCAGTCCGCGCGCCGCAAGCCCGGCACGCAGCAGTCCTGGGTGGCGCCGGAATGGGGCTGGGCCTGGCCGGCGAACCGTCGTGTCCTCTACAACCGTGCCTCGGCCGATCCCGACGGCAAACCGTGGAGCGAGGCCAAGGCGCTGGTCTGGTGGGATGCCGACGCGAAGAAGTGGACCGGCCACGACATCCCGGACTTCCCGCCGACCACGGCTCCGGACTACCGGCCCGAGCCGGGAACCGGTGGCCCGGATGGACTTGCCGGCAACGATCCCTTCATCATGCAGGGGGACGGCAAGGCCTGGCTGTTCGCGCCGACCGGTCTGCTGGACGGTCCGATGCCGGCGCACTACGAGCCGCACGAATCGCCGGTCACCAATCCGTTCTACCGGCAGCAGGCCAATCCGACCCGACAGGTGTTCCCCCGCACCGACAACTACTCGAACCCCTCGGGGGCGACCCCTGGGTCCGAGATCTATCCGTACGTCTTCAGCACCCATCGGCTGACCGAGCATCACACGGCCGGCGGGATGAGTCGCTGGCTGCCCTACCTGTCGGAACTCCAGCCGTTCTTCTTCTGCGAGATCTCCCCGGCGCTGGCGGCCGAGCGAGGCCTCGAACACATGGGGTGGGCCACCATCGTGACGGCTCGCAGTGCGATCGAGGCCAAGGTGATGGTCACCGACCGGGTGGTCCCGCTGGTCGTCGACGGTCACACCATCCACCAGATCGGTCTGCCCTACCACTGGGGCGTCGGCGGCGACGCGCTGGTCAGCGGGGACTCGGCGAACGACCTGTTCGGTGTCACGCTTGATCCGAACGTGCACATCCAGGAGAGCAAGGTGTCCTCCTGCGACATCCAGCCCGGACGACGCCCGAGAGGCCCGGCGCTGCTGGAGTACGTGCGCTCGTACCGTGAGCGGGCCGGCGTCACGCTGGCGACCGGCAACCAGCAACGCACTCCACCGGGCGATCAACCGAGCCCATTGGCGACAGGTTCGTCGAACGGCTCGTCCGACCACCCGGGTGCCCCCGCAAAGAATGCCCCCATACAGAGTGCCCCCGCAAAGAATGCCCCCGCAGAGAACGGTGAACAGTGA